One window of the Candidozyma auris chromosome 6, complete sequence genome contains the following:
- the FPG1 gene encoding Fpg1p, which yields MPEVAEVAHVCALLRRNVLGFKIKEAKLNLDNLLFPALKTAKDPESTLSKFTEILTGSTISSIGRHGKYFWMRLLKPSQEPTVMLMHFGMTGMIKLRDIESHLIFMEGGGDKKVLDRIVQKDLSEGTTEDENSTKKGPKKAPIETDAQAEWPPRFTKFELKLEIGNSEENAQSNGNGTEQVFKTLDFAFTDPRRLGRVRILSGPEYAADESLMQQEPLKALGPDYSKSADSISVKKEESKGIDTFHFGDPDPHHHGKPRLSQEEFAKLVLSKKKAIKSLLLDQEHFAGVGNWVSDEVLYHAKIHPNETISSKLDNPSDEVLQALYDALIYVMEESVRVEGNVHRLPEHWLMIYRWGKGRKVKAKTKAGHVVDHITVGGRTSCFVPQIQKPLKKKIGKGLDEQQRKRLKSFKNEDDL from the exons ATGCCAGAAGTAGCAGAG GTTGCTCACGTATGTGCGCTCCTTCGCCGCAACGTCTTGGGCTTCAAGATTAAGGAGGCGAAACTCAATCTTGATAATTTGCTCTTCCCTGCTCTCAAGACAGCCAAAGACCCAGAATCCACATTGAGCAAATTCACTGAGATCTTGACGGGTtcaacaatctcttccATTGGTCGCCATGGCAAATATTTCTGGATGAGGCTTCTCAAGCCTTCGCAGGAGCCCACCGTTATGTTGATGCACTTTGGCATGACTGGAATGATTAAGCTTCGAGATATCGAATCACATTTGATCTTTATGGAAGGTGGAGGTGACAAAAAGGTTCTTGACAGGATTGTCCAGAAGGACTTATCTGAGGGAACTACCGAAGATGAAAATTCCACGAAAAAGGGTCCCAAAAAAGCGCCCATAGAGACAGACGCCCAGGCTGAGTGGCCTCCAAGATTCACGAAATTCGAGTTGAAGCTAGAGATTGGTAATTCAGAAGAAAATGCTCAAAGTAATGGCAATGGTACTGAGCAGGTGTTTAAGACGCTTGACTTTGCTTTCACTGATCCTAGAAGGCTAGGGAGGGTACGTATACTCAGTGGGCCAGAGTACGCTGCAGACGAGTCGTTGATGCAACAGGAGCCTCTTAAAGCGCTTGGCCCGGATTATCTGAAAAGCGCAGACTCGATCTctgtgaagaaagaggaatCTAAAGGAATAGATACCTTTCACTTTGGAGATCCAGATCCTCACCATCATGGAAAACCGCGTCTCTCGCAAGAAGAGTTTGCTAAGCTTGTTCTcagcaagaaaaaagcgATAAAgtctttgcttcttgatcaagaacaCTTTGCCGGTGTGGGTAACTGGGTGAGTGATGAGGTTTTGTACCATGCCAAGATCCATCCAAACGAGACGATCTCGAGCAAATTGGATAATCCTTCTGATGAAGTACTCCAGGCCTTATATGACGCGTTGATCTACGTGATGGAAGAAAGTGTACGTGTGGAGGGCAACGTGCACAGGTTACCTGAACACTGGCTCATGATTTACCGCTGGGGCAAGGGTAGGAAGGTGAAGGCCAAAACGAAAGCTGGTCATGTCGTGGACCATATAACTGTAGGAGGGCGCACAAGCTGTTTCGTTCCCCAGATACAGAAGCcattaaagaagaagattggcaaGGGGCTTGATGAGCAGCAAAGAAAGCGGTTGAAGTCATTCAAAAACGAAGACGACCTATGA
- the CTA1 gene encoding Cta1p: MNRLFGTKNTAPKPTLNDAIKNIDERVGSLDVKLSKINSELSTYQQKISRMKDGPGKNALKQRALKLLRQRKQIESQKEQLENQSWNMTSASMTTDNLQNTMITVDAMKTANKQLKKTYGKIDIDKIESLQDEMLDLIEKSNELQESLSTSYDVPDDISESELDAELDALGEEMDFESEMNEAGLGVPSYLNDAEPAPDKLPAFIDEPEEGEKVAN, encoded by the coding sequence ATGAACAGGCTCTTTGGCACAAAAAATACAGCACCAAAACCGACACTCAATGACGCTATCAAGAatattgatgaaagagtCGGCTCGCTCGATGTGAAActttcaaaaatcaattcGGAGTTGTCCACGTATCAGCAGAAGATAAGCCGTATGAAAGACGGGCCAGGCAAAAATGCTCTAAAACAAAGGgctttgaagcttttgaggCAGAGAAAACAAATTGAATCACAGAAGGAGCAATTGGAAAACCAGCTGTGGAATATGACGTCGGCGTCAATGACCACAGATAACCTTCAAAATACAATGATCACAGTGGATGCCATGAAAACAGCCAACAAGCAACTAAAGAAGACATACGGAAAAATTGATATCGATAAGATTGAGCTGTTGCAGGATGAGATGTTGGATCTAATAGAGAAGCTGAATGAGCTTCAAGAATCGTTGCTGACCTCATACGATGTTCCTGACGACATCTCTGAGCTGGAGCTCGATGCCGAACTAGATGCTTTGGGAGAGGAGATGGACTTTGAGTCTGAAATGAACGAGGCTGGATTGGGTGTGCCAAGCTACTTAAACGACGCCGAGCCTGCGCCAGATAAGTTGCCAGCGTTTATTGATGAGCCTGAAGAGGGCGAAAAGGTGGCTAATTAA
- the QDR1 gene encoding multidrug transporter, with amino-acid sequence MVLNRSVSGQKPPDDPVSEQRRSEEDVSLETGASVEATTNTKVAEPPYTIFDSWRRYLLMSLLSLIGIWSAISNSIYFPAIPTLEREFDVSSEAINLTMVAYLVLQGLAPTLVSNFADTYGRRPMVLIAFCVYIGANIGLAVCNTYWLLVFLRCVQAGGIAQVIAINSGIAGDVCAPANRGAFVGVVSGMLLVGQAFGSLIGSALIARWNWRAVFVFLAIGAGVTLLFIFVFLTETCRSIAGNGSVRPKNPIHIAPALYFPGYKEHMNNNRCTIRPRVKLDFLAPWRILIRAKVMAVLLPGGLQFTAWTMSLTSLSTALENDPWNYSVFHVGLMYLPQGICCLVASLLAGRMLNYYYGWRRGKFDKKYEDCEKEQRPPFNKIRVRLDLAIIPTICTLLGLLLFGWTLDKETSVVGVVIGTCFTSFGTSSFIAIVTTMLVDLYPSRGSASTSCVNFVRCILAAAFIAALDRMVKSMGIGWVYTFMAALCLVANLLLIYVVVQHSKHLKRNL; translated from the coding sequence ATGGTCCTTAACAGGTCAGTCTCGGGGCAAAAGCCGCCTGACGATCCTGTCTCGGAACAGCGCCGAAGTGAGGAAGATGTTTCTTTGGAAACAGGTGCAAGCGTGGAGGCCACAACCAACACGAAGGTCGCAGAACCCCCGTACACTATCTTCGACCTGTGGAGACGCTACCTTTTGATGTCATTGCTTTCTCTCATAGGTATCTGGAGCGCCATCTCCAACTCGATTTACTTCCCAGCCATACCAACCCTTGAGCGGGAGTTTGACGTCTCTTCAGAGGCTATCAACCTCACTATGGTGGCCTaccttgttcttcaagggtTGGCGCCCACGCTAGTGTCGAACTTTGCAGATACCTATGGACGGAGACCCATGGTGTTGATAGCGTTTTGCGTGTACATTGGTGCTAACATCGGTCTAGCGGTTTGCAATACCTACTGGTTACTTGTGTTCCTACGATGCGTGCAAGCGGGGGGTATAGCTCAAGTGATTGCTATAAATTCAGGCATTGCCGGCGATGTTTGCGCTCCTGCCAACCGTGGGGCctttgttggtgttgtgTCTGGGATGCTCCTTGTGGGCCAGGCGTTTGGCTCTCTTATAGGGTCGGCCTTGATAGCTCGCTGGAACTGGCGAGCTGTTTTCGTGTTTCTAGCTATCGGTGCTGGAGTCACCCTTTTATTTATTTTCGTGTTTCTTACTGAAACATGCCGAAGCATAGCTGGCAATGGGTCGGTCAGACCAAAGAACCCCATTCATATTGCGCCTGCTCTATATTTCCCCGGTTACAAAGAGCACATGAATAATAATCGTTGTACGATTCGACCCCGTGTTAAACTAGATTTCTTGGCTCCCTGGAGAATTTTGATCAGGGCTAAAGTGATGGCAGTTCTTCTACCTGGCGGTCTCCAGTTCACAGCTTGGACAATGTCCTTAACATCCTTGTCCACAGCTCTAGAAAACGATCCATGGAACTACTCTGTGTTTCATGTTGGTCTAATGTACTTGCCCCAGGGCATATGCTGCCTTGTAGCGTCTTTACTTGCTGGAAGGATGCTCAACTATTACTATGGCTGGCGTCGTGGAAAATTCGATAAAAAGTATGAAGACTGCGAGAAGGAACAAAGGCCGcctttcaacaaaatcaggGTTCGTCTTGATTTGGCAATCATACCCACCATTTGTACCCTTTtgggtcttcttctctttggctgGACACTAGACAAGGAAACCAGCGTTGTTGGCGTGGTAATAGGTACATGCTTCACGTCCTTTGGAACTTCGTCATTTATTGCCATTGTAACTACAATGCTTGTTGACCTATACCCTTCCCGGGGGCTGGCATCCACCAGCTGTGTCAATTTCGTTCGGTGTATCCTAGCGGCTGCATTCATTGCAGCCTTGGATCGCATGGTGAAGTCGATGGGTATAGGCTGGGTATACACATTTATGGCAGCTCTTTGTCTAGTTGCCAATCTCTTATTAATTTATGTTGTTGTGCAACATCTGAagcatttgaaaagaaatttATAG
- a CDS encoding ribosylnicotinamide kinase → MTLLIVAIGGPSSSGKTTVARALRQVISEAPLVHLDDFYLPDSKIPQHPTKDVANWDCPEAIDWEKFKKYIEELRSNDAADLPVKSLEMDTELKLGREEIDEFDDWAEEIYRRYRGKKIVLVEGFMLFHDKGISDLFDKKLLFHGPYEVLKERRESRPGYHTAEGFWKDPPNYFDDIVWPEFKRTHEHLFKNGDVEGKLTEEAEKQGIRNFNNTGIHNVVEMTEWALKKIAEL, encoded by the coding sequence ATGACTCTTTTGATTGTAGCCATTGGTGGCCCCTCGTCTTCAGGAAAGACGACGGTAGCAAGAGCGCTTCGACAGGTCATCTCGGAGGCCCCACTCGTACACTTGGATGACTTCTATCTTCCCGATAGCAAGATTCCACAGCACCCTACTAAAGACGTGGCAAATTGGGATTGTCCCGAGGCTATTGACTGggagaagttcaagaagtatATTGAGGAGCTCAGGCTGAACGATGCGGCTGACTTGCCCGTGAAAAGCTTGGAAATGGACACGGAATTGAAGTTGGGGCgtgaagaaattgatgaaTTCGATGATTGGGCGGAGGAAATCTACAGGCGTTACaggggaaaaaaaattgtctTGGTTGAAGGTTTCATGCTCTTTCACGACAAAGGAATTCTGGATCTTTtcgacaagaagttgcttTTCCATGGACCTTATGAGGTATTAAAGGAACGCAGAGAATCTAGGCCTGGGTACCACACCGCTGAAGGGTTCTGGAAGGATCCTCCAAACTACTTTGACGACATTGTTTGGCCAGAGTTTAAGCGTACACACGAGCATTTGTTCAAGAATGGTGACGTAGAGGGCAAGCTCACTGAGGAGGCAGAGAAACAAGGCATTCGAAACTTCAATAACACGGGGATTCATAATGTGGTTGAAATGACAGAGTGGGCTCTAAAGAAAATTGCGGAACTTTGA
- a CDS encoding ribosome biosynthesis protein KRE33: MGKKAIDSRIPALIRNGVQEKQRSFLIIVGDKARNQLPNLHYLMMSADLKMNKSVLWAYKKQLLGFTSHRKKRENKIKKEIKRGIRDVNDQDPFEAFISNQNIRYVYYKETEKILGNTYGMCILQDFEGITPNLLARTVETVEGGGLVVMLLKSMTSLKQLYTMTMDIHSRYRTEAHDDVVARFNERFLLSLGSCETCLVVDDELNVLPISGGKHVKPLPPADEDELTPQQQELKTLKDSLADVQPAGSLVALAKTVNQAQAVLTFIDVISEKSLRNTVTLTAGRGRGKSAALGIAIAAAVSHGYSNIFVTSPSPENLKTLFEFIFKGFDALGFTEHMDYDIIQSTNPSFNKAIVRVDIKRDHRQTIQYISPNDHHVLGQAELVIIDEAAAIPLPVVKRLMGPYLVFMASTINGYEGTGRSLSLKLIQQLRDQSRSNSSNNETTIVSRDKKGIDVDTASMARTLREVVLEEPIRYAPGDPVEKWLNKLLCLDATLTKNARFATKGTPHPSECQLFYVNRDTLFSYHPVSEAFLQKMMALYVASHYKNSPNDLQLMSDAPAHQLYVLLPPIDPNDNRIPDPLCVVQLALEGEISKESVRRSLSRGQRAGGDLIPWLVSQQFQDEEFASLSGARVVRIATNPDYAGMGYGSKALELLQDYFEGKFTDISESNVLDDHTLQRVTDDELKGASLKDEIRLRDAKALPPLLLKLSEKPPYALDYLGVSYGMTPQLHKFWKRSGFVPVYLRQTANELTGEHTSVMLKVLRNKNDAWLHEFAKDFHKRLLHLLSYEFRKFTAVQALSLIESAESGESANFKPKPFTRDELDAILSPFDLKRLDSYANNMLDYHVILDMLPLLASLYFTKRTDSKVSLSSVQAAILLAIGLQHKNMDDVSKELNLPVSQSMAMFSKIVRKFSTYFRELLSRDIEKSMPALEDDEMREMNGEEPINAYDAEAAEEALNADLNEAGEEAVSELRTKQRELINALDLKKYAISDDVKEWDDQAAERAAKGDGVLSVKSNRQKRKGESSEKILESEMKSKSKKSKKRK, encoded by the coding sequence ATGGGTAAGAAGGCTATTGACTCCCGTATTCCGGCACTCATTCGGAATGGTGTCCAAGAGAAAcagagaagcttcttgattatCGTTGGTGACAAGGCTAGGAACCAACTCCCAAACTTGCActacttgatgatgagtgCAGACCTAAAGATGAACAAGTCAGTGTTGTGGGCGTACAAGAAACAGCTTTTGGGATTCACGTCACAtagaaaaaagagagagaacaagatcaagaaggagatcaagcGCGGGATCCGTGATGTGAATGACCAGGACCCTTTCGAAGCGTTTATTTCAAACCAGAACATCAGGTATGTCTACTATAAAGAAACGGAGAAGATTTTAGGTAACACATACGGTATGTGTATTTTGCAAGACTTCGAAGGAATTACGCCAAATTTGTTGGCACGTACAGTTGAGACGGTTGAAGGAGGTGGACTTGTGGTGATGCTCTTAAAGTCCATGACTTCTCTTAAGCAGCTTTACACGATGACCATGGACATTCACTCTAGATACAGAACAGAGGCACACGATGATGTGGTCGCCCGTTTCAATGAGAGATTTCTCTTGTCTTTGGGTTCTTGTGAGACTTGTTTGGTAGTAGACGACGAGTTGAACGTATTGCCCATCTCCGGTGGTAAGCACGTCAAGCCTCTTCCCCCTgctgacgaagatgaacttACAccacagcaacaagaactcaAAACGCTTAAGGATTCATTAGCAGATGTCCAACCTGCTGGCTCCCTTGTTGCCCTTGCTAAGACAGTCAATCAGGCTCAGGCGGTTTTGACATTTATTGACGTGATTTCTGAGAAGTCTTTAAGAAACACTGTCACATTAACGGCTGGAAGAGGTCGTGGTAAATCCGCTGCCCTTGGTATTGccattgctgctgctgtaTCTCACGGCTATTCCAACATCTTTGTCACCTCGCCTTCTCCtgagaacttgaagacGCTCTTTGAGTTTATTTTTAAGGGTTTTGATGCTTTGGGCTTCACCGAACACATGGACTATGATATTATTCAGCTGACAAACCCATCCTTTAACAAGGCCATTGTTAGAGTTGATATCAAGAGAGACCATCGTCAGACTATCCAGTATATATCGCCTAATGATCACCATGTTTTGGGTCAAGCCGAATTGgtcatcattgatgaggCCGCTGCTATTCCATTGCCTGTCGTCAAACGCCTCATGGGCCCATATCTTGTGTTCATGGCATCCACCATCAACGGTTACGAAGGTACCGGCCGTTCTTTGTCGCTCAAATTAATCCAGCAGTTGAGAGACCAGTCTCGTTCCAACTCGTCCAATAATGAGACCACAATCGTCTCTCGTGACAAGAAGGGAATTGACGTTGACACTGCTTCTATGGCTAGAACTCTCCGTGAAGTCGTGTTGGAAGAACCTATTCGTTATGCACCTGGCGACCCTGTGGAGAAGTGGCTCAACAAACTTTTATGTTTGGATGCTACACTCACGAAGAATGCACGTTTCGCTACCAAAGGAACACCCCATCCATCCGAGTGTCAGTTATTCTACGTTAACAGAGATACCTTGTTTTCATACCACCCAGTCTCGGAAGCATTCTTGCAAAAGATGATGGCATTGTATGTTGCATCCCACTACAAGAACTCCCCGAATGATTTACAACTTATGAGTGATGCCCCAGCTCATCAATTGTACGTTCTTCTTCCCCCAATCGATCCAAATGACAACAGAATCCCAGATCCCTTGTGTGTTGTACAGTTGGCACTCGAAGGTGAAATTTCAAAGGAATCTGTAAGAAGGTCTTTGTCGCGTGGTCAGCGTGCTGGTGGTGACTTAATCCCCTGGCTTGTGTCacaacaatttcaagatGAGGAGTTTGCATCCTTGAGTGGTGCCAGAGTTGTTCGTATCGCCACTAATCCGGACTATGCTGGTATGGGTTACGGTTCTAAAGCTTTGGAGTTGTTGCAAGATTACTTCGAAGGTAAGTTCACTGATATCAGCGAGTCAAACGTCCTTGACGATCACACACTCCAAAGGGTCACCGATGACGAGTTGAAGGGTGCTTCTCTTAAGGATGAGATTCGTCTCCGTGACGCTAAGGCTCTTCCGCCGCTTTTACTCAAGTTGTCAGAAAAACCCCCTTATGCGCTAGATTACCTCGGTGTGTCGTACGGTATGACTCCTCAATTGCATAAATTTTGGAAACGTTCTGGCTTTGTTCCTGTTTACTTACGTCAAACCGCCAATGAGTTGACTGGTGAGCACACTAGTGTTATGTTGAAGGTCTTGAGAAATAAGAACGACGCTTGGCTTCACGAATTTGCCAAAGATTTCCACAAGAGACTTTTGCACTTGCTTTCTTACGAGTTCAGGAAGTTCACTGCCGTTCAGGCACTTAGCCTAATAGAATCAGCCGAACTGGGAGAAAGCGCTAACTTCAAACCCAAACCATTCACTAGAGACGAGCTCGATGCTAttctttctccatttgATTTAAAGAGATTGGACTCTTACGCTAACAACATGTTGGATTACCATGTAATTCTCGACATGCTTCCATTGCTTGCATCCCTTTACTTCACTAAGCGCACTGATAGCAAGGTAAGCTTGTCGTCTGTTCAGGCAGCCATCTTGCTAGCAATTGGGTTACAGCACAAGAACATGGATGACGTTTCGAAGGAGTTGAACTTGCCTGTATCCCAATCCATGGCCATGTTCTCTAAGATTGTGCGTAAATTCTCCACATACTTCCGTGAATTGTTGAGCAGGGATATCGAAAAGAGCATGcctgctcttgaagatgacgagatGCGTGAAATGAATGGAGAAGAGCCAATAAATGCTTACGATGCCGAAGCAGCGGAGGAGGCGCTTAACGCCGATTTGAATGAGGCTGGTGAAGAAGCGGTGTCTGAGTTAAGGACGAAACAAAGAGAGCTTATCAATGCActtgacttgaagaagtatgcTATCAGCGATGATGTGAAGGAATGGGATGATCAGGCTGCTGAGAGGGCCGCAAAAGGTGATGGTGTTTTGAGCGTCAAGAGCAATAgacagaagagaaaaggCGAAAGCTCCGAGAAGATTCTCGAGAGCGAAATGAAGAGCAAGTCTAAGAAGAGtaagaaaagaaagtaa